A genomic window from Mustelus asterias unplaced genomic scaffold, sMusAst1.hap1.1 HAP1_SCAFFOLD_380, whole genome shotgun sequence includes:
- the LOC144486517 gene encoding chemerin-like receptor 1 has protein sequence MDAIDSLPTNSSEAWDGVTADGVDTAMRYFSVVIYVVTFVLGMLGNGLVIWATVFQLKWTVNTVWFLGLALADFTFSLLLPFSAAYLALDYHWPFGTALCKINSGVGVLTMFASVLTLTAISLDRCVSVVMPVWSQNHRRPRLAILVSLALWGMSALLSVPTFLYRDTYTYDETTTCYTNFATMAEEKALETATEEDYDAALEEYESIRTTRFQALAIFRFLLGFLLPFLLIGASYATIGLQLWRKHMAPSGKPFKVIAAIILAFLLCWTPFHTFIFLEVRHPPNLPYSLALKVGIPLSSSLATVNSCLNPILYICMGQGFRDKIKRSLRKILEQALVEDSTVSHATSRARTKSVSLGNEGSTLV, from the coding sequence ATGGATGCCATCGATTCTCTGCCGACCAATAGCAGCGAGGCTTGGGATGGTGTGACAGCTGATGGTGTTGATACGGCGATGAGGTACTTCAGCGTGGTGATCTACGTGGTGACCTTTGTCCTGGGCATGCTGGGTAACGGCCTGGTCATTTGGGCCACGGTTTTCCAGTTGAAGTGGACGGTGAACACGGTCTGGTTCCTGGGCCTTGCTTTGGCCGACTTTACCTTCTCGCTGCTGCTGCCTTTCAGTGCCGCCTACCTGGCCCTGGACTACCACTGGCCCTTCGGCACTGCCCTCTGCAAGATCAACAGCGGCGTGGGGGTGCTGACCATGTTCGCCAGCGTGCTGACCCTCACCGCCATCAGTTTGGATCGCTGTGTCTCCGTGGTGATGCCCGTCTGGTCCCAGAACCACCGGCGGCCACGCCTGGCCATCCTGGTCAGCCTGGCGCTCTGGGGGATGTCCGCCCTCCTCAGTGTTCCGACCTTTCTGTACCGCGACACCTACACCTACGATGAGACAACCACGTGTTACACCAACTTCGCCACGATGGCGGAGGAGAAGGCCTTGGAGACCGCGACAGAGGAGGACTATGATGCAGCATTGGAGGAATATGAGAGCATCAGGACCACCAGATTCCAAGCGCTGGCTATCTTCCGCTTCCTCTTGGGGTTCCTCCTGCCCTTCCTGCTTATTGGTGCCAGCTATGCCACCATCGGCCTCCAACTGTGGCGTAAGCACATGGCTCCGAGTGGGAAGCCCTTCAAGGTCATTGCGGCCATCATTCTGGCCTTCCTCCTGTGCTGGACCCCCTTCCACACCTTCATCTTCCTGGAGGTCAGGCACCCACCCAACCTGCCGTACTCGCTGGCGCTGAAGGTGGGCATCCCCCTCAGCTCCAGCCTAGCAACCGTCAACAGCTGCCTCAACCCAATCCTCTACATCTGCATGGGCCAGGGCTTCAGGGACAAGATCAAGAGGTCCCTGCGGAAGATTCTGGAGCAGGCCTTAGTGGAGGATTCGACGGTCTCCCACGCCACCAGCCGGGCCAGGACCAAGTCCGTCTCACTGGGGAACGAGGGCAGCACCTTGGTGTAA